The window CCCTCCTTGGTGTCATGGTGCCTGGCCTGTATTTCCGAGGTAAAGTCTGGTTGTGTTTTCAGATGGGTTCTTCAGAGTCTCCACACAACTCAGTACACCCTGTGCGTACATGCAGAGATGTGGCTGGCAGAACTCTGCTGAGCGCTGGCTCACTCGGGGCCTGGTGAGGCGTGCAGAGCCTGCTGTTTCTTCTCCTAGAGGTTGGCCAAGGGCAGGATGCCCTCCCTCTCAGGCCTCAATGTCCCCTTGCCCATCCCCCACCCTGTCTGTTACAGAAAGGCCACTACGCAGGGCTCGTTGGAAACAGCATTTATTGAGGTGGCCGGGGTGTGGCCCTTAGTCTCTCCATATCCTTGCTCACTCCTCTTTCTCATCCCCGTGGGTGATAATGTAGCACAAGGACTTGTAGTCGATGTCCCCAGCCAGGTCCACCGGCGCCAGGGCAAACATCTGCTCCacctgggggtggctctgtgagAGGCACTGCTCTGCCAGGGGACCTGTCACAATTCCCCCTGCCTCCCGGCTGTGTCTTGGGGTCCTCAGCCTTTTCAGGCACAAACCCAAAACTGAGTTAACATTTTCTGTTGTCTGACTTTGGGCAGCCTGGGGAGAGGGTGCGCCTCAAAGGGGAGCATGGGACAAAGGCCCCACCTTGGCCCTGGAcgccccctctcttctctgtgcCACCCCTACCCAGAGTGACAAACCCTCTTCCAGATGCTGAAGGtgcctctgggctctcagcctgggGCCTTTGCACATTGGGCTCTCCTGGCCTGGCACGCCCTCCTCCCTTGTTGACTCCACAACCTTCAACCTCCAGATCTCAACAGAGATGGCACCCCCTCCAGAGGTGTCCAGGAGGGCACGGGTCACTGAGGTCTCCCCAGTGCCCTATGGGGTGAGCGCCCACGAAGGAACCAGGAATCCTTACCTCAGCCTGAGAGAACTTGTCTGCCTGGGTCAGGAGAAGCTGCTtgaacctgggggtggggggtgtaggagcagaggggagagtGTGGGGAGGTGGCTGCATGGGGAAGGGGTGAAGGCTCCCATGGTCCAGGTGGCCACCCCCCAAAGAGCAGAGAGGGCCCCAAAGTAAGGGTGTCCCACCCCTCCAGCCAGCTCACACTTACTCATCCTTGTTCACCACGCCCTTGCCACTGGGGTCAAACATTCGGAAGGCGCTCAGGATGGCTTCCTCGGGGTCTGTCCCTGGGAGGCCGAGAGAGCAGGTGAGCATGCAGACCCTCAGCCTTCAAAGTCCCCATAGGAGGAACCCAGGGTGCAGAGGgaatcctccacatcccagaagAGGCAGGACCAGGACAATGTTCCCTAACGCAAAGTGTCCCTTGGAGCTCAGACAGGCCGAGATCACAGATCTGGCTGGGAGACTGGGATTTGGGAGAGAGGCTGAAGGTGTAATTCTCAACACTGAGCTGGGAGCTGGGGTGACTAGTGCCATGGATCTGGGATGCAGGGGTGGGCCCCACATTCTCTCAGTGGGCAAAAGACTGGCAGCATCTGGATGGGGTCCAGGTGGGCTTCAGGCTGGCCGCCTGGCCAGGAGGGGTTCAGGTGGGGTACAGATGGGGTTCGATCCTGCTGCCCTGCCCGGGGGACTCAGATCTGCCCCAGCTCACCGTTGAGCTTCTCTCCAAACAGCGTGAGGAAGACGGTGAAGTTGATAGggcccttcccctcttgcagcatGGCGTCCAGCTCCTCCTCCGGCACACTCACCTTCCCTAGTGGGGGTGCACAAGGTGAACACAAGGACGCTGGGGGTCCCAGCGGGGTTCAGGCCACCATCCCCTCCTTCCCAACCAGGGCTGGAGAGTGGGAGGCAGCtgtgggtgggggaggtgaggtGTGAGACAGGAGACAGCCAGCAACgggagggaggggagtgtggaaaggggagggagggaggaggtctGTCCTCTCCCAGCAGCCTCCTTGGGTGAGCAGGTGGGGTTGGATGAAAGGTGGGTGTGCTCACCCAGCTGGGAATAGGTCTCCCGAAGGTCTGACTTGCAGATGATGCCATCTCGGTTCTGGTCGATGCAGCTGAAGGCCTGTGGGGTGGGGGCCACAGTGTCCAGGTGGGAACAGCCTCCACCCCAGTGAGAGGAGACGTAAGGAAGTGCTGGGTGGTGGGAGAGCAGGGACAGGGGCTGGGACCAGGGAAGGGGGCTGGGACCTACAGGGAAGGGGTGCTTGGTTGGGGGCAGGGTGCCATGAGGTGGAGCACTCACCTCCTTGAACTCTTGGATCTGGGCTTGCTCGAACATGGAGAAGACATTGGAAGAGCCTCGTTGGGCCTGCTTGGTGGCCGCAGCCTTGCCCCGGGTCCCTGCTTTCCTGCTGGCCTGCGACAGTGTGGGTGGAGAGGGGTCCTCTCCAGGGCTCCCCCTAGATGCCCCCCTGCACATCCCAGAGCATTCCCAGGAGGTCTGGGGTCAGGGTCCTCTTCCCACCCCTGGAGACCACCTCTCCAGGCTGGGCAGGCACAGAAGCTGCCGCTCTACTCTTCCACCCCACAGGACAACCCCCAGGGGGCTGCTGCCCTCTAGTCCCCCAACCTGGCACTCACCATCCTCTCTTTGTGGCAGATTGGTGGCCGTGAGGGGCCCACAGCCCCCTTTATGTCTCAGCCTTATCACCTGCAGCACCAAataaggaaaggaggagaggacagaCCCAAACTTGGCAGGCCctgcctgggctgggggaggaCAGGGCCCCACATGGATTCCAGCCACATTCCAGTGACCCTCAGGCCCCTGAGGTGTAATACCCGGGTGTCCAGCATCCAGGCGGTGCAGGGCTTGAGGCCTCCCTAGAGCAGAGAGTACAGCCAGCTCTTGGCTCTACCACTCACGGTGCTAAATGAGGGGTCTCTGTCACCTACTTCTGACTGTCCCTCCTGAGCTCCAGCCCAGACCTGCCCAGTCTAAAAAGACAGCAGTGGGTGGTTCTGAGGATGGCCTGTGGCCTGAGACCGTCAGGGACTCCCAGAGGCTTTGGTGTAGAAGCTTGGTCCTGGCCTCTGGCCCCTGACCAAGAGGCAGGAGGCAGCCCTGAGCTGGCTGTGACCCCAAACATTCCCTTGGACCCCCATGGAAGTGTGTTGTAAGTCCCTGATACGGCACTCAACCACTGAGTAAGGAGCCCAGGGCACAGACAACGTGGGAAGCAGGGACCTTCCAGAGCAGGAGTGGTCCTGATGACCCCTGAACCCTGATCAGAAGGAGTGGTCCCTCGCTGCCCCCTGCTGGACGGGGTGAGGAATGCAGACGGCCCAGCCGGTGGAGCAGGGACTCTCGTGTCAGATCCAACGCCCTTTTTGTAtaacaagtaaatattttatgacacCTCCTTTACATTCCTAAAGTGAAATTCACAGGATATATAACCTACCCACAtagagaacttttaaaaagtgatacaaTGTCCTGAACTGGAACATAAGGACAACCGGGAAGTAATGTCTATTGAAAGAAGATCCGACGCGTGGTTGCTGCAGTGAGCGCGCCTGAGCGCAGGCAACCCGAGCTCACAGACACTGGTGCATAATTTAGATTCGAGAGGATTAGTGACCAGGAACAATGTACATAGCACACAGCGGGGCTGCCTGCTCAAAATCACAACTTTGGGTTAAGTTCTGAATGAAACAAGTCGTTCCAGATTTGCTGGGTAGTTTATCTTACTGAAAATCATACAAACGTGTTTCTATATAACTAGGTTTACTTGCGGGACCGAAGGACCCCCTGCTGAGTCTGACCTTAAGCAGGACCAGAGACCAATCCTGCTCCCTCCTGGGCAGTTCTGGGGTTTTCTCAGATCTCAGATTTGCTGCAGATTAGACTGGTGCATCCACACCCTAAATCCCACAGGTGCATGGGGGCTTGGGGAACGCCAGTACCTGTGAC is drawn from Saccopteryx leptura isolate mSacLep1 chromosome 12, mSacLep1_pri_phased_curated, whole genome shotgun sequence and contains these coding sequences:
- the MYL7 gene encoding myosin regulatory light chain 2, atrial isoform, with translation MASRKAGTRGKAAATKQAQRGSSNVFSMFEQAQIQEFKEAFSCIDQNRDGIICKSDLRETYSQLGKVSVPEEELDAMLQEGKGPINFTVFLTLFGEKLNGTDPEEAILSAFRMFDPSGKGVVNKDEFKQLLLTQADKFSQAEVEQMFALAPVDLAGDIDYKSLCYIITHGDEKEE